Genomic segment of Hydra vulgaris chromosome 11, alternate assembly HydraT2T_AEP:
TCTATGATAATAGCAAACTGTTGTAAACACTTTTTCACAATCAAATAAACCAGCTCTCCATAATAACTCTTGTTTTTCAACACTTGAAAACGCTGATAGATCTAAAAGACCTTGTCTTCTTGTTAAACCTTGCTTGTGGCAATCAATATTACATTCTAATCCTATAGAACACTTTTccataatttaaactttttaatctattcatctataaaaatctgattttgaaaaattttactaaataaatttttttagaaataccattcacattatttagtttatggaaaactatttatacaaattatttgtTAGGATGTGTCATATTATATGacttccttatatatatatatgattaaaaggtaattaaattttattttatttaccaatcatttagtataatttataacattCATTAATTagttaagtaaatataaaattgctgCAAAGTAATAGGAAACTAATATTTACAACacgaaatttttgtttaacctTGCTTGTGGCAGTCAACATTACATTCTAAATccatcatttaaagtttttaatctattcaaaaaatctgatttttatatattttactaaataaatttatttagaaataccATGAACATTATTTGGTTTATAGAAAACtcttattacaaattatttgttAGGATGTGTCATATTATATGACTTCcttatatatatgattaaaaggtaattaaattttattttatttaccaaTCATATTGTATCATTCATAACATTCTTTAATTAGTTAAGCAAATATAAAATTCCTGCAAAGTAACAGTAAACTAATATTTACAGAATGAAGTCTAAACagaagcaataaaataaaaatggggGAGGGGGAAGGGAAGCCTCCCTCAGGtaccaaatatttataaatacgtATACATTTATCATTGCCCtcaaaatgacttaaaaaaaactttttacaaaattaggaaaattttcgttttttttttgggagGGCGGGGGGGCCTACCCCAAGTAcgaaaaatttagaatttatatttatatacatctATTATTGCCTTCAAAATGACtttgaaaattactttttacaaCCAGAAATTAAGATatagctaatttttttataattaagttagcaataaattttatgctgactcagcatttatATAAGCTTTACTTAAAAGGCTGAATTtagaaaagtcaaaaaatgcaataatatatttttaattaatagtgaaGTTTGATACCTATATTGTAAGTTATAGTaatgcctaaaaaaaaattatcaaggtGACATCACAAATTTGACCGTCAAAATACCCCAAAATAAATGCCattattattcaatttacaTGTACTTAACGtggtctaaaaatttttttaatttaatatttgtatccGCCATATGGAAGATTGTCTATGTACCAAATTTCAGAATGATACCTTATTTCGTCCATTAATTATTGctatttaatgacaaaaatacattttgcaaaaaatgctgagtcagtataaataagaaaattgaaaccTGAATATCTCAAGAACCGTAAGGGGTTGGAGGttccaaattttaaattttcttaatttttataaaccctataacatataaaaaaattagcaaaatccCAAACATGGGGTGACATGACCTGGATgatttgacatggaattacccatACAGCAActcattattttctttcaacTAATTTTGAATGCTTTTGACGAATGGACCATGATCGAGTGCTTTCAATCAAGCCACAAGAAGGTTGGCTCAACTGAGTAAAGAGTTGGCATGATTAATTCTCCCTCATGATAATAAATCTCATCTAGACTCTCAaggttcatttttaatattaatcctttatcaaaatgcaatatatatatagcaaggcTTAATGAAATAATTATCTGCATTGCAATTCATATTTATGGCAGAACAGTGGATCTTCTGTTGGAGAACAGAATTTTGAATTCGCTGGAAAGAGCTGTGGCTCAATTTTCTCAGTTCTGATGATTGATCAGTTTCCAATTTTTTTGACCGAGTATATTGATACTGAAGACAAGACTGAAAATGATCCTCATCATCTCTTACCAAAGGAATAGGACTGTTTTGCCTCATGTGTGTACCAGTCCATACTTGCATTTCACATGCAAATTATGAGGTTCTCGGATGCAGCTCTCTGATAAAGAGCTCTTATTTCCATGTTATTCCCGGTTGATATCTGCTTCCGTTCATTCCAATCAGACAGTCAGAAGATGGCTcgaaagttataatttttagacTTCGCTAACAAAAATTGGTTTCCTCCTGTATTTTTCCTTTTTGCAATGTTTAGAGTACCATTTCTCAGTTATTGAAATCATTCAAACTTATTCTTTACAAACCGTTTTGTCCCTCCGTTTCAATTTTGCCTTCACAGAAAAACACGTATATGCAGGATATAACTCCTGTTATATAGGCAAAACTACTAGCCATCTCAAGACGCGGATATCTGAATATTACAAAAGGAACAAAAAATTTCGTATCTGTAAGCATCTCTATGCTGATGAGAATTGTTTCATACAAATAGATGAtaagtgtttttctgttttagaTTCAGCATCTAATAAATTTGcgttaaaacttaaagaaattatgATTATAGAATGGTCAAAACCTGGTATGAATAAACAGATTAACCATGTACAAATGAAACTTTCTGTTTAGCTACAACTTTCTATACATACTACGTATTTTGTTacttaatatttctttaaatataaccttttgattttttttttgtaattatattattattagtttgaaCAACcgttttgtatatattttttaacatcttttgtaggtattttaacaaattttaaatacttaattttactgaagatgACTAGTCTCAGTCgaaacatgttttgttttttattattcaaatggttttacaaattaaaaaatttgtcttgtttataaatatttacatttttggtgcttaaattttgaaaaagttgtttgtttttctcatctaactttttatttatttttgatctttTGATCTCATACTATGTGATTATATTGATTAATATGGATCATTCTTAAATTGAAAaagagttgttttttattatacaaactATCTTAATGACAAAAATGCTTTACATGAGTTATATTTACATGAGTTATATAATTTAGATTTTCCTGTAATATTTGATgaagttttatcttttcttgCTGCTCGTGCAAACATAACTATATTTAGTATATCAAACTTGACAATGCGAGAGATTTTTGAGAAAACAGTTGGACCATATTGGGATTCgcatatttcaaaatatttgcaaaacaaTCATATTACACTTGATGTTGTTTCAGTTATAGAGCAAATGCTGTTAGGtgatttagttaataaaatgcCACGCTATGATCTTCAAGACTTTTGGAATGCACCAGTAAAAGCTTTATTATATCAATcctctttttacttaaaagaAACAGGAATTGAAGATGTTATAATCTTGTTGAAGAGTGTTTACTTTGAAAATCAGAAATCTGTGATTTTGGAATTTCAAGGGATCAATATTAGTCAACcgtatatattatacatatacccttatgttaaaaatgttgtcATTAAACTGCAGTTTAACCAGACTTTGCGCATTATGAAAGCTTTTGAAATTACGTTAAGTCGGTTAGCCGTTTTATCATTTGATTCATtcgataaaataaatgaaataatggCAAATGAAGTGTTCTGTAAATTACATAAACAAGACTCTTCTTACTATcacaaagaagttttaaatatattagttcGTATTCAGTTGTATAGATCAAGTTTTTACCAATGGAGTCTACTTTGTAACCAAAATTCTTTAAGTCATTCTCAGGAAGTAGTCAATTATATTAGCAACAGATGTTTTAAACAAGATTTCTCAACTGTTGGATTAATTCTTTACAATCTTTCTGCTGGatattcaaatgtttttaaattgttgacCGTAGAAGAGTCAAGCATTTTAGTTAACAAAACCttgttaaattcaaatttaattccTATTCAAAACCAACTTGCAGAAATGGTCGAAGTAATGGAAATCGTAAACACTGCAAAATCACgttgtattatttttctattaaatgaTATCGGTCTATCtctaaattcaattatttactTAACTATAAGCAATATTCTAACACGTGTTCACGATCTTCCTTGGTCAATATTAGTAAAACTATACGAAATTGAAGAATATGTTGCTGTTAAGgcaaactttataatttttcgAGATCTACCAAAACTCATAAGCGgagaaaacaaaattcaaacaatcggtttgaaatttttacaacttCAAACTATTCAACTCATTTTGAATGCGttatctgtaaaaataaatttcactgCGCTGTCCAATCAATATAATGATATTTCTATTTTGATGAGCAAATTTCCTTTATCTCGATTTGCAGCTGTTTTCGATTTATCGCATGAGTATGTAATAAACTCGACTTTAACATCACTAACTTATGCATCgtttaatttaaactataatGATTTCCTTGAGAATTATGGTGTTACACCCTCTCAATATAGTTTCTTTGACCGTACAACTATAAAAGATATGGgtttattgttaaaacttgaaaaaaaggatttaatttttttagcaataaatcaACTCATTGCAAGTATGAAGtctaatattatattttttaacataatgcTTATGACCCCCGTAAAATTAGCTTCAAGCAATAATAAAACTGTAAACTTTCAGCTCAGCATACCTCAAATTGTACATGAGATAGGTAATGGTGTAGTTAAAACTATAGATGAAttcttgaattttataaaaaggtggTCTACTTCCGAGTCCGCTACAATAATACTGactgaaaaagatttaaacgaCCTAGGAATGCTCTTAACGCGACCTACAACTGAAGTTGCTAACATGAGAATTGTTGATGTTGTTAATGCCATTCTTGATAGTaagttttaaatcttaaaagttcaaagttttataatctatttaataaagattttatagcataaatatattcctttaacattattttaacattttttaatattgttttaacattttttaacattgttttaatattgtttcaacattgtttaattttgtttaaatattgcttTGGCGTTGTTTTAAtactgttttattattgttttaacattaaataataataaaattgtttttaataaatcaaattatatattattttctattagcATTTGGTGATCACTGCGATCCACAAAACTTGTATTGCAAAAAGTTACAAGTTTGCACAAAAATGTCAGAAAATGGCAGCCGATGTCAATGTCAACTTGGGTACAGATTTTCTGGTCCTTCCGAATGCTCaggtatataaattttaaaataatcatggtaattaattcaagatttttcataaatacaaacttatttttaaagcaagaaatagtaaatttttaaattttttattgaacaattTAGACTTAAACGAATGTTTATACACAAATGTCACTTGCCATAAAAATGCTTATTGCAAAAACACAGAAGGTTCCTACAACTGCTTGTGTAAAATTGGGTATGATGGTGATGGAAGGTTTTGTAACAATGTTAATGAATGCTTAACAGGTACATACAATTGCAGTAACAACACTTTTTGTATGGACACAGAAGGTTCGTATAAATGTGTATGTGACAAAGGTTTTATGGAAAACCAATTCGGTCAATGTATTGAAATTGATAAATGTGCACTTAAAACGTATAACTGTCATGTCGATGGAGTATGTATCAAAACATCAAATAACTATACATGCCAATGTCGCAATGGTTTTACAGGAGACGGGGCAATAAGTTGTCTAGACGTAAACGAATGTGAAACTAAAAGTTACAACTGCACAGCAAACTCACACTGTTTAAATACTATTGGAAGTTATTCGTGTATATGCAATGAAGGTTATTTTGATGATAATAAATTCTGTCATCAATGCTCTGACACTAGATCCACGTGTCATAAGTATGCTAACTGCTATAAACAAATGTATAATAACTTCTATTGCGTTTGTAAGGCTGGATTTATTGGAAACGGAACCTTTTGTCAAGATATTGAtgaatgtaaaaacaaaaatatatgcgGAATGGGGCAATGTAATAATCTCATAGGTAGTTACAATTGTTTATGTTACCAAGGATACAGACtgaattttgataataaaagatGCATAGATATTGATGAATGTAAGGAAAGTTTAAATTTGGGTATTTTTCTCTGCAACAAATCAGAGCAACAATGCGTGAACAGAGAAGGAAGTTATGCTTGCATTAGTAAGTAAAAACcttcaaattaatttttgttatttgagtTACTAAGATACAGTTTAATCTTATCTTTTACCTGCAAAAAGTTTAGTCATACAGAATTTTTCGTCGGTATTTTTAAAACCGAATAACAACTTATAATAAATTGacgacatttaaaaaataatcaataatttgtttttaaaagttatagtaattttatcattataaaactaaaacaagaattttttataaactttagaaagattttaattttttacaaatttttttacatcggaaaaatttccaaaaacattcgaattataataaattgcaaaaaccattaaaaaaaaaaaccttaaggCTAGGCGCAACAGGTCAATATTGATTAttcacttcttttttttaaacatttttatggaaaatggtactca
This window contains:
- the LOC101238128 gene encoding uncharacterized protein LOC101238128, yielding MREIFEKTVGPYWDSHISKYLQNNHITLDVVSVIEQMLLGDLVNKMPRYDLQDFWNAPVKALLYQSSFYLKETGIEDVIILLKSVYFENQKSVILEFQGINISQPYILYIYPYVKNVVIKLQFNQTLRIMKAFEITLSRLAVLSFDSFDKINEIMANEVFCKLHKQDSSYYHKEVLNILVRIQLYRSSFYQWSLLCNQNSLSHSQEVVNYISNRCFKQDFSTVGLILYNLSAGYSNVFKLLTVEESSILVNKTLLNSNLIPIQNQLAEMVEVMEIVNTAKSRCIIFLLNDIGLSLNSIIYLTISNILTRVHDLPWSILVKLYEIEEYVAVKANFIIFRDLPKLISGENKIQTIGLKFLQLQTIQLILNALSVKINFTALSNQYNDISILMSKFPLSRFAAVFDLSHEYVINSTLTSLTYASFNLNYNDFLENYGVTPSQYSFFDRTTIKDMGLLLKLEKKDLIFLAINQLIASMKSNIIFFNIMLMTPVKLASSNNKTVNFQLSIPQIVHEIGNGVVKTIDEFLNFIKRWSTSESATIILTEKDLNDLGMLLTRPTTEVANMRIVDVVNAILDTFGDHCDPQNLYCKKLQVCTKMSENGSRCQCQLGYRFSGPSECSDLNECLYTNVTCHKNAYCKNTEGSYNCLCKIGYDGDGRFCNNVNECLTGTYNCSNNTFCMDTEGSYKCVCDKGFMENQFGQCIEIDKCALKTYNCHVDGVCIKTSNNYTCQCRNGFTGDGAISCLDVNECETKSYNCTANSHCLNTIGSYSCICNEGYFDDNKFCHQCSDTRSTCHKYANCYKQMYNNFYCVCKAGFIGNGTFCQDIDECKNKNICGMGQCNNLIGSYNCLCYQGYRLNFDNKRCIDIDECKESLNLGIFLCNKSEQQCVNREGSYACITNSFNKYATVGFSIAIPLLIVFGILFFGSYVQRRKIKAKKELTNFDRKLQELYVNRKSDSERLKSIQKL